In a genomic window of Quercus lobata isolate SW786 chromosome 4, ValleyOak3.0 Primary Assembly, whole genome shotgun sequence:
- the LOC115985695 gene encoding uncharacterized protein LOC115985695, which translates to MTALERQVRTLATAVERLTKQNHDLEEQLKQKNATPNNQGADQEGTSADRRNQEGPQASNTPSKPERQNISIPSLAETTPPLVIAEMQAMKEQMEIMMNALKGRVSSDLNDLVNRTDSPFTATVNSYHLQMFQQMRIDRERLIPTNALLVGFDGSRVFPLGVVTLSVIVGDYPQQIARDVTFLVVDCSSAYNAILGRPTLNSWKAALSIEEHRTVTEPIEKLEEIPLDSSDPGRTTKIGTLANPTVRQELITFLRCNRDVFAWGHEDMLGIDPLVMVHRLNVSPAFPPIRQKKRVFAPERDRAMAEEVRKLQEASFIREIYYPDCLANVVMVKKVSRKWQMCMDFTDLNKAYPKDSYPLPRVDVLVDFTAQHQLLSFMDAFSGYNQIQMHEVDQEKTSFVTSQGLFCYKVMPFGLKNAGITYQRLMNKMFAQQIRRNV; encoded by the exons atGACTGCGCTTGAAAGACAGGTGAGGACACTCGCCACtgccgtggagcgcctcaccaaacaaaaccatgacctagaagagcaactgAAACAGAAAAATGCAACTCCCAacaaccaaggagcagatcaagaaggaaccagcgCCGACAGAAGAAACCAGGAGGGACCCCAGGCCAGCAACACCCCGAGCAAACCAGAACGACAGAACATAAGCATCCCCTCCCTCGCAGAAACCACTCCGCCACTTgttatcgcggagatgcaggccatgaaggaacaaatggagaTTATGATGAATGCTCTTAAGGGACGAGTATCAAGCGACCTTAATgaccttgtcaaccgaactGACTCGCCGTTCACCGCCACCGTCAACTCCTACCATTTACAaa TgttccagcaaatgaggatcGACAGGGAGCGATTGATCCCAACAAATGCCCTGCTTGTTGGCTTCGACGGGAGCCGAGTATTCCCACTGGGCGTGGTCACATTATCCGTAATTGTGGGTGATTACCCTCAACAGATAGCCagggacgtgacattcttggtagTCGATTGCTCGTcagcctacaacgctatcctcgggcgacccacgctcaactcatggaaggcg gccttaagcatagaagagcaccgGACGGTAACGGAGCCAATTGAGAAGTTAgaagagataccccttgacagTTCCGATCCTGGccgaacgaccaaaattggaacgctCGCTAACCCCACGGTCCGCCAGgagctcataaccttcctcagaTGCAATCGAGATGTATTCGCGTGGGGTCATGAAGATATGCTGGGAATAGATCCTTTAGTAATGGTGCACAGGTTGAATGTATCGCCCGCCTTTCCACCTATCAGacaaaagaagagggtgtttgccccCGAGCGAGACCGAGCCATGGCAGAGGAAGTCAGAAAGCTACAGGAAGCGAGCTTCATTAGGGAAATATACTATCCCGACTGTTTAGCaaatgtagtaatggtcaaaaaagTGAGCAGGAAATGGCAGATGTGTATGGACTTCACCGACCTTAACAAGGCCtaccccaaggatagctaccccctcccgaggGTTGATGTCCTAGTAGACTTTACGGCCCAACACcagttgctgagcttcatggacgccttctcggggtacaaccaaatccaaaTGCACGAAGTCGACCAGGAAAAAACATCGTTCGTgaccagccaaggcctcttctgttacaaggtCATGCCCTTCGGCCTGAAGAACGCAGGCATAACGTACCAAAGgctcatgaacaaaatgttcgcgcaACAGATTAGGAGGAATGTCTAG